The Mycobacterium paragordonae genome includes a region encoding these proteins:
- a CDS encoding pyridoxamine 5'-phosphate oxidase family protein: MATWTEFAEQAPQIAATFIRRHRATRNLCMLATLRADGFPRISPMEPRIFEDTLWITGMPDTTKYRDLQRDPRLCLHTATVDTEVTDGDAKLWGRAYVAPYVAPSSALHQRFADALFDDIGLDLRGQEFDLIGVDLTGASAVHLSDGHLDVTIWKPGQAERVVRKH; this comes from the coding sequence GAACAGGCCCCACAAATCGCCGCCACCTTCATCCGTCGTCATCGCGCCACGCGCAATCTGTGCATGCTGGCCACACTGCGCGCCGACGGCTTCCCGCGGATCAGCCCGATGGAGCCGCGGATATTCGAGGACACGTTGTGGATCACCGGCATGCCAGACACCACCAAATACCGGGATCTGCAACGTGATCCGCGGTTGTGCCTGCACACCGCGACCGTCGACACCGAGGTCACCGACGGCGACGCGAAACTGTGGGGACGGGCCTATGTCGCGCCGTATGTCGCCCCCTCCAGCGCGCTGCACCAGCGCTTCGCCGACGCGTTGTTCGACGACATCGGCCTCGACCTGCGCGGCCAGGAGTTCGACCTCATCGGCGTCGACCTCACCGGGGCGTCGGCGGTCCACCTCAGCGACGGCCACTTGGACGTCACCATCTGGAAGCCCGGCCAGGCCGAACGGGTGGTGCGCAAGCACTGA